Proteins encoded in a region of the Geobacillus genomosp. 3 genome:
- the cysE gene encoding serine O-acetyltransferase: MEGGHAMFKTLKEDIEVIFDQDPAARSYLEVILTYSGLHAIWAHRVAHALYKRKFFFLARLVSQISRFFTGIEIHPGAKIGRRFFIDHGMGVVIGETCEIGDNVTVYQGVTLGGTGKEKGKRHPTIKDNCLIAAGAKVLGSITIGENSKIGAGSVVLKDVPPNSTVVGIPGRVVVRDGVKVKKDLNHTDLPDPIADRFRELEEEINRLKSELEALKQHERKSEYEQHPAL, encoded by the coding sequence ATGGAGGGAGGACACGCTATGTTTAAAACATTAAAAGAAGACATCGAAGTGATTTTCGACCAAGACCCGGCAGCAAGAAGCTATTTGGAAGTCATTTTAACGTATTCTGGGTTGCATGCCATCTGGGCGCACCGGGTCGCCCACGCGCTTTACAAACGGAAATTTTTCTTTCTTGCCCGTTTGGTTTCACAAATTAGCCGCTTTTTCACCGGCATTGAAATCCATCCGGGCGCAAAAATCGGGCGTCGCTTTTTCATCGACCACGGCATGGGAGTCGTAATCGGTGAGACATGCGAAATTGGCGACAACGTCACCGTCTATCAAGGAGTGACATTAGGCGGGACGGGAAAAGAAAAAGGGAAGCGCCATCCGACGATTAAAGACAACTGTTTAATCGCTGCCGGCGCGAAAGTGCTCGGTTCGATTACGATCGGGGAAAACTCGAAAATCGGCGCCGGATCGGTGGTGCTAAAAGACGTGCCGCCGAATTCAACGGTTGTCGGCATCCCCGGCCGCGTGGTCGTGCGTGATGGGGTGAAAGTGAAAAAAGATTTGAACCATACCGATTTGCCGGACCCGATCGCCGACCGGTTCCGGGAGCTTGAGGAGGAAATCAACCGGCTAAAAAGCGAGCTGGAGGCATTGAAACAACACGAAAGGAAGAGCGAATATGAGCAGCATCCGGCTTTATAA
- the ispD gene encoding 2-C-methyl-D-erythritol 4-phosphate cytidylyltransferase, producing MNYEAIVLAAGQGKRMNAGMNKQFIKLGGEPLIVRTLKVFEGDERCTGIVLVVNPAERSRIEQLLERYCIRKVAAFANGGEERQHSVYNGLQALKGGEIVLIHDGARPFVRVRHLHELADAAVQYGAAVPAVRVKDTIKKADGLFVEQTIDRSSLWAVQTPQAFRLSLIMEAHEEAKKAGCLGTDDASLVERLGKPVKILEGDYRNIKLTTPEDLLFAEAILASRIAE from the coding sequence ATGAATTATGAAGCAATCGTATTGGCGGCCGGGCAAGGAAAGCGGATGAACGCCGGGATGAACAAGCAATTTATTAAGCTTGGGGGTGAGCCGCTCATCGTCCGAACGCTGAAAGTATTCGAGGGTGATGAACGATGCACCGGCATTGTGCTTGTCGTCAATCCGGCTGAGCGAAGCCGGATTGAACAACTGCTCGAACGCTACTGCATTCGAAAAGTAGCAGCGTTCGCCAACGGCGGTGAGGAGCGGCAGCATAGTGTGTATAACGGGTTGCAGGCGCTGAAGGGAGGGGAGATTGTCCTCATTCACGACGGCGCCCGTCCGTTTGTTCGCGTCCGGCATTTGCACGAGCTGGCGGATGCCGCTGTTCAATATGGGGCGGCTGTTCCAGCGGTGCGGGTAAAAGACACGATCAAAAAAGCGGACGGTTTATTTGTCGAACAGACGATTGATCGTTCCAGCTTGTGGGCGGTGCAAACACCACAAGCTTTTCGTCTGTCTTTGATCATGGAAGCGCACGAAGAGGCGAAAAAAGCCGGTTGCCTCGGCACAGACGATGCCAGCCTAGTTGAGCGGCTCGGCAAGCCAGTGAAAATTTTGGAAGGGGATTATCGCAACATTAAGTTGACAACCCCGGAAGACCTGTTATTTGCCGAGGCGATTTTAGCGAGCCGCATCGCGGAGTAG
- the ispF gene encoding 2-C-methyl-D-erythritol 2,4-cyclodiphosphate synthase, whose product MFRIGQGFDVHQLVEGRPLIIGGVHIPYEKGLLGHSDADVLLHAVADACLGAIGAGDIGRHFPDTDPRYKDADSTELLAHVWTLVRQEGYALVNADCIIIAQKPKMAPHIEEMKAVIARLLEAERSQVNVKATTTEKLGFTGREEGIAAQVVVLLQKSGV is encoded by the coding sequence ATGTTTCGCATTGGACAAGGGTTTGATGTCCATCAATTGGTGGAAGGGCGTCCGCTCATCATTGGCGGCGTACATATTCCGTATGAGAAAGGGTTGCTTGGCCACTCAGATGCGGATGTGCTGCTTCACGCAGTGGCGGATGCATGTCTTGGGGCCATTGGCGCCGGCGATATCGGGCGGCACTTCCCGGATACTGACCCGCGCTATAAAGACGCGGACTCAACCGAGTTGTTGGCGCACGTATGGACGCTCGTCCGACAAGAAGGGTATGCATTAGTGAACGCGGACTGCATCATTATCGCGCAAAAGCCGAAGATGGCACCGCACATTGAGGAGATGAAAGCGGTGATCGCCCGGCTGCTTGAAGCCGAACGTTCGCAAGTGAATGTGAAGGCGACGACGACAGAAAAGCTCGGGTTCACTGGGCGAGAAGAAGGCATTGCCGCTCAAGTGGTCGTGCTGCTGCAAAAGAGCGGGGTGTAA
- a CDS encoding protein arginine kinase: MSFEKFFNTAVSAWMSQEGPDSDIVLSSRIRLARNIIDFHFPTLFNSEEAKQIVSLFERTFAHRSYGGTGEFELLKMSELQPIEKRVLVEKHLISPHLAEDSPFGACLLSENEEISIMINEEDHIRIQCLFPGLQLAEALEAASELDDWIEGHVNYAFDERLGYLTSCPTNVGTGLRASVMMHLPALVLTQQINRIIPAINQLGLVVRGTYGEGSEALGNIFQISNQITLGKSEEDIVADLHTIVQQLIAQERAARHALVKTLGIQLEDKVFRSYGILANCRVIESKEAAQCLSDVRLGIDLGYIQNISRNILNELMILTQPGFLQQYAGGALRPEERDVRRAALIRERLKMEERRKMEGDER, encoded by the coding sequence ATGTCGTTTGAGAAATTTTTCAATACGGCGGTCAGCGCTTGGATGAGTCAAGAGGGACCAGATTCGGACATTGTCTTGAGCAGCCGCATCCGGCTGGCCCGCAATATTATCGATTTTCACTTCCCAACGTTGTTTAACAGCGAGGAGGCAAAACAAATCGTCTCTTTGTTTGAGCGGACGTTTGCCCACCGTTCATATGGAGGGACAGGCGAGTTCGAGCTGTTGAAAATGTCGGAGCTTCAGCCGATTGAAAAACGGGTATTAGTAGAAAAGCATTTAATTAGTCCACATTTGGCTGAGGATTCGCCATTTGGCGCCTGTCTGCTCTCGGAGAATGAGGAAATTAGCATTATGATCAATGAAGAGGACCATATTCGCATCCAATGCTTATTTCCGGGGTTGCAACTTGCTGAGGCGCTTGAGGCGGCGAGCGAATTGGACGATTGGATTGAAGGGCACGTCAACTATGCGTTTGATGAGCGGCTTGGTTACTTAACGAGCTGCCCGACGAACGTCGGGACAGGGCTTCGGGCGTCCGTGATGATGCATCTTCCGGCGCTTGTGTTGACGCAACAGATCAACCGCATTATCCCCGCCATCAACCAACTCGGTCTTGTCGTCCGCGGCACGTATGGGGAAGGAAGCGAGGCGTTGGGTAACATTTTTCAAATCTCGAACCAAATCACGCTTGGAAAATCGGAGGAGGACATCGTCGCGGATTTGCACACGATCGTCCAACAGCTGATTGCTCAAGAAAGAGCGGCCCGTCACGCATTAGTGAAAACTTTAGGCATACAATTAGAAGACAAGGTGTTCCGCTCATACGGCATATTGGCCAACTGTCGCGTCATCGAGTCGAAAGAGGCGGCACAGTGCCTGTCAGATGTGCGTTTAGGAATTGATTTAGGGTACATCCAAAACATTTCGCGTAACATTTTAAACGAGCTGATGATTTTAACACAGCCAGGCTTTCTGCAGCAATATGCCGGCGGGGCGCTCCGCCCTGAGGAACGGGATGTTCGTCGGGCCGCATTAATTCGGGAACGATTAAAGATGGAAGAACGAAGAAAGATGGAGGGTGATGAACGATGA
- a CDS encoding UvrB/UvrC motif-containing protein, with the protein MICQECKQRPATMHFTKIVNGEKAEFHLCEQCAKEHGHMFMLYGHDDFPLNNLLAGLLNFQAPMKEMTANAFPNPDLLQCETCNMTYHQFTQIGRFGCADCYRTFARYLPPILKRLHSGNTAHSGKIPKRKGGVLHLRKQLAVLKQKLQELVAREEFERAAEVRDQIRSLEDELRQRGEGDM; encoded by the coding sequence TTGATTTGCCAAGAATGCAAGCAGCGACCGGCAACGATGCATTTTACGAAAATTGTCAACGGCGAAAAAGCGGAATTCCATCTTTGTGAGCAATGCGCTAAAGAGCATGGCCATATGTTTATGCTCTACGGTCATGATGACTTTCCACTCAACAATTTGTTAGCAGGGCTGCTCAACTTCCAAGCCCCCATGAAAGAAATGACGGCCAATGCGTTTCCGAACCCGGACTTGCTTCAATGTGAGACGTGCAACATGACGTATCACCAGTTTACGCAAATCGGGCGGTTTGGCTGTGCTGACTGTTACCGTACGTTTGCTCGCTACTTGCCGCCGATTTTGAAACGGCTTCATAGCGGAAATACCGCCCATTCAGGAAAAATTCCGAAACGGAAAGGCGGCGTTCTCCATTTGCGCAAGCAGCTTGCTGTGCTGAAGCAAAAGCTCCAAGAGTTGGTTGCCCGTGAGGAATTTGAGCGGGCGGCTGAAGTGCGCGATCAAATCCGCTCTTTAGAGGATGAACTTCGCCAACGCGGAGAGGGGGATATGTAG
- the clpC gene encoding ATP-dependent protease ATP-binding subunit ClpC — MMFGRFTERAQKVLALAQEEAIRLGHNNIGTEHILLGLIREGEGIAAKALMALGLGPDKIQKEVESLIGRGSEVSHTIHYTPRAKKVIELSMDEARKLGHSYVGTEHILLGLIREGEGVAARVLNNLGVSLNKARQQVLQLLGSNESVSGHGGGGASHVSTPTLDSLARDLTAIAREGRLDPVIGRSKEIQRVIEVLSRRTKNNPVLIGEPGVGKTAIAEGLAQQIVNNEVPETLRDKRVMTLDMGTVVAGTKYRGEFEDRLKKVMDEIRQAGNIILFIDELHTLIGAGGAEGAIDASNILKPALARGELQCIGATTLDEYRKYIEKDAALERRFQPIHVDEPTVEESIQILKGLRDRYEAHHRVSISDEAIMQAVKLSDRYITDRFLPDKAIDLIDEACSKVRLRSFTAPPKLKELEQKLEEVRKEKDAAVQSQEFEKAASLRDMEQRLREELEETKRAWKEKQGQENSEVTVEDIAAVVSSWTGIPVSKLAETETERLLKLEEILHARVVGQDEAVKAVAKAVRRARAGLKDPKRPIGSFIFLGPTGVGKTELARALAEAMFGDEDALIRIDMSEYMEKHSTSRLIGSPPGYVGYEEGGQLTEKVRRKPYSVVLLDEMEKAHPDVFNILLQVLEDGRLTDSKGRTVDFRNTIIIMTSNVGADALKRNKYVGFNIQDGNQQYQDMKSKVMDELKKAFRPEFLNRIDEIIVFHSLEKDHLKQIVRLMADTLVKRLKEQNIDLELTEAAIEKIAAEGFDPEYGARPLRRALQKHIEDRLSEELLKGTIAKGQKVVVDVKDGEFVVLSKQAVV, encoded by the coding sequence ATGATGTTTGGCAGATTTACGGAACGGGCACAAAAAGTGCTGGCGTTGGCACAGGAAGAAGCCATTCGCCTCGGCCATAACAATATTGGCACGGAACACATTTTGCTCGGGCTGATCCGCGAAGGCGAAGGGATCGCCGCTAAAGCGCTTATGGCGCTCGGGCTTGGCCCGGATAAAATTCAGAAAGAGGTCGAATCGCTCATCGGCCGCGGCAGTGAAGTGTCGCATACGATCCATTACACACCGCGGGCGAAAAAAGTGATTGAGCTGTCGATGGATGAGGCGCGGAAGCTCGGTCATTCGTACGTCGGGACGGAACATATTTTGCTTGGATTGATCCGCGAGGGCGAAGGAGTAGCTGCCCGCGTGTTGAACAACTTAGGGGTGAGTTTGAACAAAGCGCGCCAACAAGTGTTGCAGCTGCTCGGCAGCAATGAATCGGTATCAGGCCACGGTGGTGGAGGCGCCTCACATGTAAGCACACCGACGCTTGACAGCCTCGCCCGTGATTTGACGGCGATTGCCCGTGAAGGACGGCTTGATCCGGTCATCGGCCGCAGCAAAGAAATTCAGCGCGTGATTGAAGTGTTGAGCCGGCGGACGAAAAACAATCCGGTGTTGATCGGTGAACCGGGTGTCGGGAAAACCGCGATCGCCGAAGGATTGGCTCAGCAAATCGTCAATAATGAAGTACCGGAAACATTGCGTGATAAACGGGTCATGACGCTTGATATGGGTACGGTGGTCGCTGGGACGAAATACCGCGGCGAATTTGAAGACCGGCTGAAAAAAGTGATGGACGAAATTCGTCAGGCTGGCAATATCATTTTGTTCATCGATGAACTCCATACGTTAATCGGCGCCGGGGGGGCGGAAGGAGCCATCGATGCGTCGAACATTTTAAAACCGGCCCTAGCGCGCGGAGAATTGCAATGTATCGGTGCGACAACGCTTGATGAATACCGGAAATACATCGAAAAAGATGCCGCGCTTGAACGCCGCTTCCAACCGATTCACGTGGATGAGCCGACGGTTGAGGAGTCCATTCAAATTTTAAAAGGGTTGCGCGACCGATATGAGGCGCACCATCGCGTCTCGATCTCCGATGAGGCGATCATGCAGGCAGTCAAACTGTCCGACCGTTACATTACCGACCGGTTCCTGCCGGATAAAGCGATCGACTTGATCGACGAAGCTTGCTCAAAAGTGCGTCTCCGTTCGTTCACGGCGCCGCCGAAACTAAAAGAACTGGAGCAAAAGCTCGAAGAAGTGCGGAAAGAAAAAGATGCAGCTGTCCAAAGCCAAGAGTTTGAAAAAGCGGCCTCGCTGCGCGATATGGAACAACGGCTGCGCGAAGAGCTTGAGGAAACGAAACGGGCATGGAAAGAAAAGCAAGGTCAAGAAAACTCTGAAGTAACGGTCGAAGATATCGCCGCTGTTGTCTCAAGTTGGACCGGCATTCCGGTATCTAAGCTGGCCGAAACGGAAACGGAGCGGCTGCTCAAGCTGGAGGAAATTTTGCACGCGCGCGTCGTCGGTCAGGACGAGGCGGTTAAGGCAGTTGCTAAAGCGGTGCGCCGCGCCCGGGCTGGTTTGAAAGACCCGAAACGCCCGATCGGTTCGTTCATTTTCCTTGGTCCGACCGGCGTTGGGAAAACGGAATTGGCCCGTGCATTGGCCGAGGCAATGTTTGGGGATGAAGACGCCCTCATCCGCATTGATATGTCCGAGTATATGGAGAAACACTCAACATCGCGGCTCATCGGGTCGCCGCCAGGGTATGTCGGCTATGAAGAAGGCGGTCAGCTGACGGAAAAAGTGCGCCGGAAGCCATACTCGGTCGTTCTGTTGGATGAAATGGAAAAAGCGCATCCTGACGTGTTTAATATTTTGCTGCAAGTATTAGAGGACGGGCGGTTGACCGACTCGAAAGGACGGACAGTCGACTTCCGCAACACGATTATTATTATGACATCCAACGTCGGTGCGGACGCCTTGAAGCGGAACAAGTACGTCGGCTTTAACATTCAAGATGGAAACCAGCAATATCAGGACATGAAAAGTAAGGTGATGGACGAACTGAAAAAAGCGTTCCGACCGGAGTTTTTGAACCGGATCGACGAAATTATCGTCTTCCATTCGCTCGAAAAAGATCACCTAAAACAAATTGTCCGCCTGATGGCCGATACGCTTGTGAAGCGGCTGAAGGAACAAAATATTGATCTTGAACTGACTGAGGCAGCGATTGAGAAAATTGCCGCCGAAGGGTTTGATCCGGAATATGGGGCCCGCCCATTGCGCCGCGCCTTGCAAAAACATATCGAAGACCGTTTGTCTGAGGAGCTATTAAAAGGCACGATCGCCAAAGGGCAAAAAGTTGTTGTCGATGTGAAAGACGGAGAGTTTGTCGTCTTGTCGAAACAGGCGGTCGTATAA
- the gltX gene encoding glutamate--tRNA ligase, whose protein sequence is MAKDVRVRYAPSPTGHLHIGGARTALFNYLFARHHGGKMIVRIEDTDIERNVEGGEQSQLENLKWLGIDYDESVDKDGGYGPYRQTERLNIYRKYVNELIEQGHAYKCFCTPEELEREREEQRAAGIAAPQYSGKCRHLTPEQIAEFEAQGKPYTIRLKVPEGKTYEVDDLVRGKVTFESKDIGDWVIVKANGIPTYNFAVVIDDHLMEISHVFRGEEHLSNTPKQLMVYEYFGWEPPQFAHLTLIVNEQRKKLSKRDESIIQFVSQYKELGYLPEAMFNFFALLGWSPEGEEEIFSKDELIRIFDVSRLSKSPSMFDTKKLTWMNNQYVKRLDLDRLVELALPHLVKAGRLPADMSDEQQQWARDLIALYQEQMSYGAEIVPLSELFFKEEVEYEDEARQVLAEEQVPDVLSAFLANVRELEAFTADEIKAAIKAVQKSTGQKGKKLFMPIRAAVTGQTHGPELPFAIQLLGKEKVIERLERVLQEKF, encoded by the coding sequence ATGGCAAAAGACGTGCGTGTGCGTTATGCGCCGAGCCCGACCGGTCATTTGCATATCGGCGGGGCGCGGACAGCGCTGTTTAACTATTTGTTTGCTCGTCATCATGGCGGAAAAATGATCGTCCGCATCGAAGATACGGATATTGAACGGAACGTGGAAGGCGGCGAACAGTCGCAGCTTGAAAACTTAAAATGGCTCGGCATCGATTATGACGAATCGGTCGATAAGGACGGCGGATACGGGCCGTATCGGCAGACGGAGCGGCTGAACATCTACCGAAAGTATGTGAACGAATTAATCGAACAAGGGCATGCCTACAAATGTTTTTGCACACCGGAGGAACTTGAGCGGGAACGGGAGGAGCAGCGGGCGGCAGGTATTGCCGCTCCGCAATACAGCGGCAAATGCCGCCATTTGACGCCGGAGCAAATTGCAGAGTTTGAAGCTCAAGGCAAACCGTATACGATCCGCCTGAAAGTGCCCGAAGGGAAAACGTATGAAGTTGACGATCTAGTGCGTGGCAAAGTGACGTTTGAATCGAAAGATATCGGCGACTGGGTCATTGTAAAGGCGAACGGTATTCCGACGTACAACTTTGCTGTTGTTATTGACGACCATTTAATGGAAATCAGCCATGTGTTCCGCGGCGAAGAGCACTTGTCCAACACGCCGAAGCAGTTGATGGTGTATGAATATTTCGGTTGGGAGCCGCCGCAGTTTGCCCATTTGACATTGATTGTCAACGAACAGCGGAAAAAGCTGTCCAAGCGTGATGAATCGATCATTCAGTTCGTGTCGCAATACAAAGAGCTTGGCTATTTACCCGAGGCGATGTTCAACTTTTTTGCCCTCCTTGGCTGGTCGCCGGAAGGGGAAGAAGAAATTTTTTCGAAAGACGAACTCATCCGCATATTTGATGTTTCGCGGCTGTCGAAGTCGCCGTCAATGTTTGACACAAAAAAGCTGACGTGGATGAACAATCAATATGTGAAGCGACTTGATTTGGACCGGCTCGTTGAGTTGGCCTTGCCGCATTTGGTGAAGGCCGGGCGCCTGCCGGCGGACATGAGCGACGAACAGCAGCAATGGGCGCGCGATTTGATCGCCTTGTACCAGGAGCAAATGAGTTACGGGGCGGAGATCGTCCCGCTGTCCGAGCTGTTCTTTAAGGAGGAAGTCGAGTACGAGGACGAAGCGCGCCAAGTGCTCGCTGAAGAGCAAGTGCCGGACGTGCTTTCCGCCTTTTTGGCGAACGTGCGCGAGCTTGAGGCGTTTACAGCTGATGAGATTAAAGCGGCGATCAAAGCGGTGCAAAAGTCAACCGGACAAAAAGGGAAGAAGTTGTTTATGCCGATTCGCGCCGCCGTGACTGGACAAACGCACGGACCGGAACTGCCGTTTGCCATCCAGCTGCTTGGCAAAGAAAAAGTGATCGAACGGCTCGAACGGGTACTGCAAGAAAAATTTTAG
- the ctsR gene encoding transcriptional regulator CtsR: MPNISDIIEQYLKQVLNMSDQDIVEIKRSEIANKFQCVPSQINYVINTRFTLERGYIVESKRGGGGYIRIMKVKTKSESQLIDQLLGLISHRISQSNAEDVVKRLVEEKVISEREAKIMLSVMDRSVLYIGLPERDELRARMLKAMLTSLKYK, translated from the coding sequence GTGCCAAACATTTCCGACATTATTGAGCAATATTTAAAGCAAGTACTCAATATGAGCGACCAAGATATCGTCGAAATTAAACGAAGTGAGATTGCTAATAAATTCCAATGCGTTCCATCCCAAATTAACTATGTCATTAATACGAGGTTCACACTCGAGAGAGGGTATATCGTCGAAAGCAAGCGCGGTGGCGGAGGCTATATCCGCATTATGAAGGTGAAGACAAAAAGCGAGTCTCAGCTCATTGACCAGCTACTTGGACTTATTAGCCACCGCATTAGCCAGTCGAATGCCGAAGATGTGGTAAAACGTCTTGTGGAAGAAAAGGTGATTTCGGAGCGGGAAGCGAAAATAATGTTAAGCGTGATGGATCGCTCCGTTTTATACATTGGCTTGCCCGAGCGGGACGAACTGCGGGCTCGTATGTTAAAGGCGATGTTGACGTCGTTAAAATACAAGTAA
- the radA gene encoding DNA repair protein RadA: MVKKKTKFVCQECGYESAKWLGRCPGCQTWNSFVEEIERAKPAVRGTFLHSEPSETAKPIPITAVQAVQEPRIETKSAELNRVLGGGIVTGSLVLIGGDPGIGKSTLLLQTSAQLAAAGHTVLYISGEESTKQVKLRAGRLRAESDQLYVLAEANLEYIVTAIETIRPACVVIDSIQTMYRTDITSAPGSVAQVRECTAELMKIAKTKGVAIFIVGHVTKEGAIAGPRILEHMVDTVLYFEGERHHTYRILRAVKNRFGSTNEIGIFEMRDMGLREVENPSEVFLEERSRGAAGSTVVAAMEGTRPVLVEIQALVSPTSFGNPRRMATGLDHNRVSLLMAVLEKRVGLLLQNQDAYLKVAGGVKLDEPAIDLAVAVSIASSFRDRPTNPADVIIGEVGLTGEVRRVSRIEQRVQEAVKLGFSRVIVPKNNLAGWQPPVGVNVIGVSHVTEALEHTML; the protein is encoded by the coding sequence ATGGTTAAAAAGAAAACGAAATTTGTTTGCCAGGAATGTGGGTATGAATCCGCCAAATGGCTCGGCCGCTGTCCAGGCTGTCAAACGTGGAACTCGTTCGTTGAAGAAATCGAGCGGGCGAAGCCGGCTGTGCGCGGGACGTTTCTTCATTCGGAGCCGTCGGAAACGGCCAAACCGATTCCGATTACGGCCGTTCAGGCGGTGCAAGAGCCGCGTATTGAAACGAAAAGTGCGGAGCTCAATCGCGTGCTCGGTGGAGGGATTGTGACAGGTTCGCTCGTCTTAATTGGCGGCGACCCGGGCATCGGCAAGTCGACGTTGCTGTTGCAGACATCGGCGCAGCTCGCTGCAGCCGGACACACCGTGTTGTATATATCCGGCGAGGAATCGACGAAGCAAGTGAAGCTGCGCGCCGGACGTCTTCGCGCTGAATCTGATCAACTGTATGTGTTAGCGGAGGCGAATTTGGAATATATTGTAACAGCAATTGAAACGATTCGGCCTGCCTGTGTCGTCATTGATTCGATTCAGACGATGTACCGGACGGATATTACGTCAGCGCCGGGCAGCGTCGCCCAAGTGCGCGAGTGTACTGCCGAGTTGATGAAAATCGCCAAGACAAAAGGCGTCGCCATTTTTATCGTCGGCCATGTGACGAAAGAAGGGGCGATCGCCGGGCCGCGCATCTTAGAGCATATGGTTGACACTGTTCTTTATTTTGAAGGCGAGCGGCATCACACGTACCGTATTTTGCGGGCGGTGAAAAACCGCTTTGGCTCGACGAATGAAATCGGTATTTTTGAAATGCGCGACATGGGGTTAAGAGAAGTGGAAAACCCGTCTGAAGTGTTTTTGGAAGAGCGGTCGCGCGGAGCGGCCGGATCGACGGTAGTGGCGGCCATGGAAGGGACGCGTCCGGTATTGGTGGAAATCCAGGCGCTCGTCTCGCCGACAAGCTTCGGCAACCCGAGGCGGATGGCGACCGGCCTTGATCATAACCGTGTGTCGCTTCTGATGGCTGTGCTCGAAAAGCGGGTCGGACTGCTGTTGCAAAATCAAGATGCTTATTTGAAAGTGGCAGGAGGAGTGAAGCTTGACGAACCGGCCATCGATTTGGCGGTCGCCGTCAGCATTGCCTCGAGTTTCCGCGACCGGCCGACAAATCCGGCCGATGTCATTATCGGCGAAGTCGGCTTGACCGGGGAGGTACGCCGCGTTTCCCGTATTGAACAGCGCGTACAGGAGGCTGTCAAGTTAGGTTTTTCCCGCGTCATTGTGCCAAAAAACAATTTGGCTGGCTGGCAGCCGCCTGTGGGCGTTAACGTGATCGGTGTTTCGCATGTGACCGAGGCGCTTGAGCATACGATGTTATAA
- a CDS encoding PIN/TRAM domain-containing protein, translating into MVRRVVQLFFLAVGGTLGAMFLPDLLELLNVSGISLVNNSYTLAVLGAVLFFLLTFWLVDYVVDMIRWAEETLVKAPAADVLFGSLGLIFGLIIAFLVVMPLQSFRIQVLNTVLPIFLTVLLGYLGFRVGLKKRNELMNLFSLSNRMTKKKGGEVETETTKGGAVKILDTSVIIDGRIADICQTGFLEGPLVIPRFVLEELQHIADSSDVLKRNRGRRGLDILNRIQKEMAMKVEIHEADFNDVQEVDSKLVKLAKQLQGVVVTNDFNLNKVCELQNVRVLNINDLANAVKPVVLPGEELNVHVIKDGKEHNQGVAYLDDGTMIVVEDGKEYIGKRVDVLVTSVLQTSAGRMIFAKLKLLQKAL; encoded by the coding sequence ATGGTCAGACGTGTTGTACAACTATTTTTTCTCGCGGTGGGCGGAACGCTGGGCGCCATGTTTTTGCCCGATTTGCTTGAGCTGTTGAATGTAAGCGGCATATCGCTTGTCAATAATTCCTATACGTTGGCGGTGTTGGGGGCTGTTCTTTTCTTTTTGCTGACGTTTTGGCTTGTCGATTATGTCGTCGATATGATTCGCTGGGCGGAAGAGACGCTGGTAAAGGCGCCGGCTGCTGACGTGCTATTTGGCAGTCTCGGGCTGATTTTTGGTCTTATTATCGCGTTTTTAGTCGTTATGCCGCTGCAATCGTTTCGCATTCAAGTGCTGAATACGGTGCTGCCGATTTTTTTGACTGTGCTGCTTGGTTATTTAGGGTTTCGCGTTGGTTTAAAGAAACGGAATGAGCTGATGAACTTATTTTCCCTTTCCAATCGAATGACGAAGAAAAAAGGCGGAGAAGTTGAAACTGAAACGACTAAAGGCGGAGCGGTGAAAATTTTAGACACAAGCGTCATCATTGACGGACGGATCGCGGACATTTGCCAAACAGGGTTTTTGGAAGGGCCGCTTGTCATTCCCCGTTTTGTGTTAGAGGAGCTTCAGCATATTGCGGATTCCTCCGATGTATTGAAACGAAACCGCGGCCGCCGCGGTTTGGATATTTTGAACCGCATCCAAAAAGAGATGGCGATGAAAGTGGAAATTCACGAGGCGGATTTCAATGATGTGCAGGAAGTCGATAGCAAGCTCGTTAAGTTGGCGAAACAGCTTCAGGGAGTGGTGGTCACGAACGATTTCAATTTAAACAAAGTGTGCGAGCTGCAAAATGTGCGCGTCCTCAATATCAACGACTTAGCCAACGCTGTCAAACCGGTCGTGCTGCCGGGCGAAGAGCTGAATGTGCACGTCATTAAAGACGGAAAAGAACATAACCAAGGTGTCGCCTATTTGGATGATGGGACGATGATCGTTGTTGAAGACGGCAAAGAATATATCGGCAAACGGGTTGACGTCCTGGTCACTAGCGTGTTACAAACATCTGCGGGGAGAATGATTTTTGCCAAACTGAAACTGTTGCAAAAGGCGCTTTAA